A portion of the Chryseobacterium tructae genome contains these proteins:
- a CDS encoding NUDIX hydrolase, whose product MTNKIIDKLAWIELKDKAILSTKSYGKDKYYIPGGKRETGETDEQALIREISEELSVTINPETLNYVGTFEAQAHSHDEGILVKMTCYSGEYSGELQTNSEIEEMKWLKYSDKDKISEVDKIIFDYLRDNNLLD is encoded by the coding sequence ATGACCAACAAAATCATTGACAAGCTTGCCTGGATAGAATTAAAAGACAAAGCCATTCTCTCAACAAAAAGCTACGGAAAAGACAAATATTATATTCCCGGAGGAAAAAGAGAAACCGGAGAAACAGATGAACAGGCTCTGATTCGCGAAATTAGTGAAGAATTAAGCGTTACCATAAATCCTGAAACCCTTAATTATGTAGGAACTTTTGAAGCACAGGCTCATAGTCACGATGAAGGTATCCTTGTAAAAATGACCTGCTATTCGGGAGAATATTCCGGAGAATTACAGACAAATTCTGAAATTGAAGAAATGAAATGGCTTAAGTATTCAGACAAAGATAAAATCTCGGAGGTTGATAAAATAATTTTTGATTATTTACGCGATAACAACTTATTAGACTAA
- a CDS encoding serine hydrolase domain-containing protein, with amino-acid sequence MLYHKQISLLITIFLFLSNSVFAQKKQVAQIDSLMRSANQSGVFNGNILVSKNNKIIYNASFGFTDATKTKKLSPDYRFNIGSITKELSGVALLQLQEQGKLKIEDHISKYIPELPQWAHEVTIKDVLQYTSGLPNVNWKKIKSNQDVFDDLKLIDKLDFVPGTQYDYNMNNVFLRQFIVEKITGMTYKEYVNQNIFNPCKMNSSEITPIINEKFVAKGFNNKLIEDKPDFLVGGTFLTTTDLLKFVNCLHSKKLINENSLFELGQQFNSPDTQSSLGEAQFKNKKLVEHSHDGRAGNYEALLVSDLNEKSTIILLGNNYNGKLFEISDAITAILKKGKK; translated from the coding sequence ATGCTCTATCACAAACAGATCTCCTTATTAATTACCATTTTTTTATTTCTCTCCAATTCTGTATTTGCCCAGAAAAAGCAAGTCGCACAAATAGACTCTTTAATGAGATCCGCAAATCAATCCGGAGTTTTTAATGGAAATATTTTAGTTTCGAAAAATAATAAAATCATTTACAACGCTTCCTTTGGTTTTACTGATGCAACAAAAACGAAAAAGCTTTCCCCTGATTACAGATTCAATATTGGATCTATTACCAAAGAATTGAGTGGCGTAGCCTTATTGCAATTGCAAGAGCAAGGCAAATTAAAAATTGAGGATCATATTTCAAAATATATTCCTGAATTACCTCAATGGGCTCATGAAGTGACTATAAAAGATGTATTACAATACACAAGTGGACTTCCCAATGTCAACTGGAAAAAAATTAAAAGTAATCAGGATGTTTTTGATGATTTAAAATTAATCGATAAACTTGATTTTGTTCCGGGAACTCAATACGATTACAACATGAACAATGTTTTTCTAAGGCAGTTTATTGTTGAAAAGATTACTGGAATGACTTACAAAGAGTATGTCAACCAAAATATTTTCAACCCTTGTAAAATGAATTCGTCTGAGATCACACCTATTATTAATGAAAAATTTGTAGCTAAAGGATTTAATAACAAATTAATAGAAGATAAACCGGATTTTTTGGTGGGTGGCACTTTCTTAACGACAACAGATTTGCTAAAATTCGTAAATTGTCTTCATTCAAAAAAGTTAATCAATGAAAATTCATTGTTTGAATTGGGGCAACAATTTAATTCGCCGGATACTCAATCCTCTTTGGGAGAGGCTCAATTTAAAAACAAAAAATTAGTTGAACATTCTCATGATGGAAGAGCCGGAAACTATGAAGCTCTTTTAGTTTCTGACCTGAATGAAAAATCGACTATTATTTTATTGGGGAATAATTATAACGGAAAGCTATTTGAAATTTCGGATGCGATTACAGCCATTTTGAAAAAGGGGAAGAAATAA
- a CDS encoding metallophosphoesterase: MRTFVIGDIHGCYDELITLTKNINLKDEDLLISLGDLVDRGNKSKEVYEYFKNRPNSIVLMGNHERKHLNGTLSYAQEIVKIQFGEQYSEFIDWIKNLNYYYETEDAIIIHAFFEHDKKLQEQKEEVLSGTTSGDRYLEKKYPENTYWNEFYKGEKPIIYGHHVVGDHPKILNNTYGIDTGSCHGNYLTAIELPSFQIHQVKTPKDYWVEEQKKWQIPVLKNKNWNEMTFMEIDKQLAKLAYIKEEEIVGFLSDLQEWKDQLQNSLKEIKTMIDDLTRSVMEKNPDTFPLEVEKYFFKGFMYKSRTNRLEVKDLEKHIDTPQKVMDMQMGLKNAQ, encoded by the coding sequence ATGAGAACCTTTGTAATCGGAGACATTCACGGTTGTTATGATGAACTCATAACGCTGACAAAAAACATTAATTTAAAAGACGAAGATCTGCTGATTTCCCTGGGAGACCTCGTTGATAGAGGCAATAAATCTAAAGAAGTTTACGAATATTTCAAAAACCGTCCGAACTCTATCGTTCTGATGGGTAATCATGAAAGAAAACATCTGAACGGAACTTTAAGCTACGCTCAGGAAATTGTAAAAATACAATTCGGAGAACAATATTCTGAATTTATTGACTGGATAAAAAATCTGAATTACTATTACGAAACAGAAGATGCCATCATCATTCATGCTTTTTTTGAACATGATAAAAAACTGCAAGAACAAAAGGAAGAAGTTTTATCCGGCACCACATCCGGAGATCGGTATTTAGAGAAAAAATATCCCGAAAACACCTACTGGAATGAATTTTATAAAGGTGAAAAGCCTATTATCTACGGTCATCATGTAGTTGGAGATCATCCCAAAATCCTAAACAACACCTATGGAATCGATACAGGAAGCTGCCATGGAAATTATTTAACAGCGATTGAACTTCCGTCGTTTCAGATTCATCAGGTAAAAACCCCAAAAGATTATTGGGTTGAAGAGCAGAAAAAATGGCAAATTCCAGTGTTAAAAAATAAAAACTGGAACGAAATGACCTTCATGGAAATTGATAAGCAACTTGCAAAGCTTGCCTACATTAAAGAGGAGGAAATCGTTGGTTTTCTGAGTGATTTACAGGAATGGAAGGATCAACTACAAAACTCGTTGAAGGAAATAAAAACAATGATTGATGATCTTACCCGCTCTGTAATGGAAAAAAATCCGGATACATTCCCTCTTGAAGTTGAAAAATATTTTTTCAAAGGGTTTATGTATAAAAGCAGAACCAACCGTTTAGAAGTAAAAGACCTGGAAAAGCACATAGATACTCCACA
- a CDS encoding DUF1801 domain-containing protein codes for MTIQEQISEYINSQPKSKSDDMGELHRIIQKLMPDAKLWFLDGKNSDGKTVSNPNIGYGLSTIRYADGKTKEFYQIGMSANTTGISVYILGIDDKTYLAKTFGDKIGKANITGYCIKFKNLKEINIEILEAAIQYGYEQKL; via the coding sequence ATGACCATTCAAGAACAAATTTCAGAATACATCAACAGCCAGCCTAAATCTAAATCTGATGATATGGGAGAACTTCACCGAATCATCCAAAAGCTTATGCCAGATGCTAAATTGTGGTTTTTGGATGGTAAAAACAGTGATGGAAAGACAGTTTCCAATCCTAACATTGGATATGGGTTATCCACTATTCGATATGCTGATGGAAAAACAAAGGAGTTTTATCAAATAGGAATGAGTGCCAATACCACTGGTATTTCCGTTTATATTTTGGGGATTGATGATAAAACTTACTTAGCCAAAACCTTTGGTGACAAAATAGGAAAAGCAAACATAACAGGATATTGTATAAAATTTAAAAATCTCAAAGAAATCAATATTGAAATCCTTGAAGCAGCTATACAATACGGTTATGAGCAAAAATTATAA